A genomic stretch from Eretmochelys imbricata isolate rEreImb1 chromosome 24, rEreImb1.hap1, whole genome shotgun sequence includes:
- the GRAMD1A gene encoding protein Aster-A isoform X3, with translation MFDTGSPSPWSSPSSSPSLRKRVLLTPRTSPDLPADAMVEKSTESTPERGLLSTPLNYPLSARSFIRNNKKAQSWYSMLSPTYKQRNEDFRRIFKGLPESERLLVDYSCALQRDILLQGRLYLSENWLCFYSNIFRWETAISVPLREVKCLKKEKMAKLIPNAIQVCTAADKHFFTSFGARDRCFMLIFRLWQNALLEKTLSPQELWHIVHQGYGAELGLTSEDDDYVCPVPADELNGLGPARELSDIIELRDLALPCTADLKVDPSPKLARTAASQSFHSLASSSDGAASLAEDPEENVDSRADAVSNCAATLGLEPPKAAALGGAPLPALGDLLPPEELPTDTSNSSSSSSSSTQDEAEVDAFSDLPGRLLLNCVYCLGAERLQQMLFTDSLFMQSFLGQRKFTDVTLTSWSGKTKCRQRRVLSYTIPLSNPLGPKAAAVVETQTLFRASPENGAYVVDSEVITQGIPYQDYFYTAHRYCISTLATGTARLRVSSEIRYRKQPWNLVRALIEKNTWSGVEEYFQHLGLALARAEKTLLEESGRGTEPRGLLAGLHRRKRTLSWRAPHAEPTLATLPPRDMGPRPLHPSSSLATRLSQQLVEQSRGPTVSTLILIVSLVLLILVVLNVMLLYRLWALEHTARAFQAWQAPALARG, from the exons ATGTTCGA CACAGGCAGCCCCTCTccctggagcagccccagcagctctCCGTCCTTGCGGAAGCGCGTACTGCTGACCCCCCGGACCTCCCCGGACCTCCCTGCAGATGCCATGGTGGAAAAGAGCACAGAAAGCACCCCAGAGCGGGGCCTCTTGTCCACCCCCCTCAACTACCCGCTAAGCGCCAGGAGTTTCATCCGCAACAACAAG AAAGCACAAAGCTGGTACAGC ATGCTGAGCCCCACGTACAAACAGCGCAATGAGGATTTCCGCAGGATCTTCAAGGGGCTGCCGGAGAGCGAGCGGCTGCTTGTGG attACTCCTGTGCGCTGCAGCGTGACATCCTGctccaggggcggctctacctgTCTGAGAACTGGCTCTGCTTCTACAGCAACATCTTCCGCTGGGAGACGGCA ATCTCTGTCCCACTGCGGGAGGTGAAATGTCTGAAGAAGGAGAAGATggccaaactgattcccaacgcCATCCAGGTCTGCACTGCGGCCGACAAG catttcTTCACCTCATTTGGAGCCCGCGATCGCTGCTTCATGCTGATCTTCCGCCTGTGGCAGAACGCGCTGCTGGAGAAG acaCTGTCCCCCCAGGAGCTCTGGCATATCGTCCACCAGGGCTATGGTGCTGAGCTCGGCCTCACCAGCGAGGATGATGACTACGTCTGTCCCGTCCCCGCTGACGAGCTCAATGGCCTGGG GCCAGCCAGGGAGCTCAGTGACATCATCGAGCTGAGAGACCTGGCCTTGCCCTGCACAGCTGACCTCAAGGTGGACCCCAGCCCCAAGCTGGCCAGGACAGCTGCCAGTCAGAGCTTCCACTCACTGGCCAGCAGCAGCGATGGGGCCGCCTCG ctggcagAGGACCCCGAGGAGAATGTGGACAGCCGGGCGGATGCTGTCTCCAACTGCGCAGCAAcactggggctggagcctccgAAGGCTGCGGCACTGGGGGGGGCCCCGCTGCCTGCCCTGGGGGACCTGCTGCCCCCTGAGGAGCTCCCCACTGACACCagcaactcctcctcctcctcctcctcctccacacagGATGAAG cggAGGTGGATGCCTTCTCGGACCTGCCCGGGCGGCTGCTGCTGAACTGCGTCTATTGCCTGGGGGCTGAGCGGCTGCAGCAGATGCTCTTCACCGACTCGCTGTTCATGCAGAGTTTCCTGGGCCAGCGCAAGTTCAcag acGTGACCCTGACCTCATGGAGCGGCAAGACCAAGTGCCGCCAGCGCCGCGTCCTCTCCTATACCATCCCCCTCAGCAACCCGCTGGGCCCCAAGGCAGCTGCTGTGGTGGAGACAcag ACCCTGTTCCGTGCCAGCCCTGAGAACGGTGCCTATGTGGTGGACTCGGAGGTGATCACTCAGGGCATCCCCTACCAGGATTACTTCTACACTGCTCACCGCTACTGCATCAGCACACTGGCCACAGGCACGGCCCGCCTCAG AGTCTCCTCTGAGATCCGGTACCGGAAGCAGCCCTGGAACCTGGTGAGAGCCCTGATTGAAAAGAATACATGGAGCGGCGTGGAGGAGTACTTCCAGCACCTGG GGCTGGCACTGGCACGGGCGGAGAAGACGCTGCTGGAGGAGAGTGGCCGCGGGACAGAGCCAcgggggctgctggctgggctgcACCGCAGGAAGCGCACGCTGAGCTGGAGGGCCCCCCATGCTGAGCCTACCCTGGCCACGCTGCCCCCCAGAGATAtggggccccgccccctgcacccctcca GCAGCCTGGCAACCCGGCTCTcccagcagctggtggagcaaAGCCGGGGCCCTACCGTGTCCACCCTCATCCTCATCGTCAGCCTGGT cctgctgATCCTGGTGGTTCTCAACGTGATGCTGTTATACCGGCTGTGGGCGCTGGAGCACACAGCCCGCGCCTTCCAGGCCTGGCAGGC